GCGGACATCAGTGACGATGCATCGTCAGGGCGATGGTGCATTACAGATCCGTTTGTACCACAGCTCCTCCACGTTGTACCAGAGACTAAAGGGGCAGATGCCCAgtaaaatttttggaaaattagATGCTAAGGATATGCAggttatatatttatatacaaactATGATGAAGCACAGAAGAACAGGTTCTGCCCTGCCCCCTCGCAATCAGTGAGGCTACGGGCCTAATACAAGTATTTTGACTGAACACAATATACGGTCACAACGCCAAACAGAAACATGCGAAAGTGCAGATTAATTCACAagcacactttttacatttccTCACACAAGCCCAAATGGAATTACATTACATCCGGAACAGCAGTACCAAATTCAAGATTTGCGTGTGTGAGCTACCGCTTGTAGCAGTCCATCGCGAGTGCATGTGAGGGTACAACGTTGTACTGAATAGACTCGGCTGCCAGTGCTTGCGGACAGAGCGCACGCCTACCAGTGGCAGTATACGTAGAAGATGTGTGTCGGCAACCGCAAAAATGGAAATGTGGTTATTATTTTTTAAGCAAAATCGAGCAGCGTGTTTGCCAAACGTAGCAAGTATTGGACTcagttttatttctttcatCTAATAGACATAATCTATCGTTATTCACCCTTAGGCGACGATTGATACTATCGCGCGTAATTATAAAGTTTGAATATTAGAGACGATCTCCTCTTCTCCCTTGATTAAATAGAGTTATATTAACAGTCTCCTGTTCGCTCTGTCAAAATCATTCGACTCGAATTTCGCCAAAATCACTCTATAATTGATGTCGTAACTTTGGGTGTGCTGCAACCATTGCCAAGTCTACCAATTGCAAGGCTTAAGCGTGAGATCAGGGACAATGTGTGTGTCAGGTGAATTAATTTTTCTAAGGCGTCATCTACTGACGCAGTTTCTGTTAACTCATGCaactttttttgtttatttgttttttcatgtcTCCCACTTGTCACCCCGATTTGCCTATTGCAAGGAAAAAAATGATCATGTGTTGATTCCTTTCATATCAAGACGAATTACATAATGCTCATGGATAACGCTCCAAGATGCGATTTCAAATACAAATCAGTAAACATAAGGTCCAAGGcacatttaatatgtaaatgatacCCCACTATTTCGATATTAAATTTTACCCACAAACTATCCCAAAAGTAATTAATGCATAGCAATGAGAGATAGGCTGTACCAACAGAAGAACGCAACTTGGACCATGACAGCAAGAATACCTGAATGCGTTAAAAATTCGACTATTTTTACAAAAGCGTTAACGTACAGCAGTATCTGTAACCGTCCAAGCGACATGTGATGAAATGCTTGAAGAGTATTTCGTAGCTAGATAaatgtaatattcataatttgctGCTATTTTTAGGTTGTTGCATCAAGAGAGAGAATAATGATATACAAGACTTTGATTACGTGATAGTAACAGTATTATTAATTCATCTTATGATAAAATAATCGATTATTATCTCAACCGGAAGTAGAAACATATGTATAATCATCTTTCAGTCGTCACCATTATATACTGCTAATACGTTCGTTCCATTGTACAATGATATTGTCAATGCAACATTCATTTTAGCGGAGTAAGTTAACAACAATCCTTTACTTTTTATGAGAACCTTTTTGCATAGGGCGCCCCCTCACGACCGTATTGTCAAACTCTGAAAATACACCATGACCCTTGACATTATTTAACACTTGTTGGTATTCTTTGGTATACTTCAGTATTCAAATTCAGACCTAAGTGTACCCTAAGTATCCAAGACAAGACAAATCATTTATGCTACATTTACTAGGTCACAATTGGACTGGCCCCCGGTCACTTTtcttttctcggcagcagttacAACGCATTCACGTACGATCTAGGCAGTATTCTACCACTAAGGCGACAGTCCTCCAACTTATCCTGTTCTGATAtgtatatgcccacagacttggagcaggTCTAGGTCACTACACTTGAACACCTTGAGTAGGTCTAACCGCTATACCTTACCCTCAACCAGTAGCATTGGTCGTTAGATAAATAGTCATTACTCCTGGTTCCTTCTTGTTCAGTTCGGCTAATTAGCATATGAATACAGGCACAGCCAACGAACAGAGCAATatgataaatcatagcgagcaCGACTAACATTTGTAGGGGAAAGGAAAGTCCCCAATGCTAGTGTCAGAAAGAAACATCGTTCTTTGGACGGCATGGATTTATATTTCTTCTTGTCTTCTGGATTAGTGATACTTTTAATTGATTTATCCACACGACAAAGCCACTCAGGTGAGTATAGACCCATCTTATAAGAAGTAATATACGGATATGTGAAGGCGTAAATATTCAATATGATCAACGGTACAAAATGGACTATTACCTGCAGTGTGAACGCTCCACATATTGTGCAATGGAGAGGTTCATAACTTTTAAACACTACTATCACATAACATTGTTTTTTGTGACATTCTATACTTAGTtaactttgttttgcaaaagaTACATTTAAGAACAAGAATATCATAGTTTTTTTGCGCGTCAGCATCGTCTATGTTGAGTCAAGTTTTATCGAcgagaaaaacataaaaaagctTCACTTATGAAACCGATTTTAGCTAAATACCATCAAAGGTGGCGATTTTGTCCCCGCATGAATGCACTTTAATGTGCAAGTAAGCATTGCGACTGTTGCAGATCACGGTCCTGGAGAGACCGCAGGCAGATGAAATGTTTCGCCCTGCAGCTTTCTAATCTGTTGTTTTTGTTAAGTATTCTGCATTTTCTTCACGGCCAGCTTGACCATATGTTGTGAGCTGGTTTCTAGAGAGGAACTATGTTGTATTTTAATGTTTGCTATTTTGTCCAGTCGAAATTAGATTAGTTGATGGTAATACACCATTTGAAGGTAGAGTTGAAGTAAGACAAACTGGAAGCGCGACATGGATGTCGATGTGTGCGGATGACGAGAAAGGCTAGAACCTCACAGTCGCAAGAGCTGCTTGCAAACAACTGGGTATGTCGTTATCACAACAGACTTAAACCTTACAGTAAGCAATAGTGCTTCACCTGTAATACTAAAGGAACAGAAGAGTGCGTTTTGATAAAGTAAATAAGTGAGACCGAAAATAATTCGGAAAAAGTTCCTTCCTGGCATAAGTACTAGTGAAGACGCGATTATAATATCACCTGAAAAGTGTAAAGATAAAATGGCCGCTAATACTGTGCGCGTACACGgaaacactttcaatgaatcaCCGCTGTGGAATTCTAATCAATAATACAGCATTCGTTATTCGTCACGCGAAAGGAAATGTGCCGTCTTCAGCCGAAAAGGGGTGCCTAATTTCTGCGATCATCGCTGAAAGAGACGCCTTACTATAAGTAAAGCTGTGACTTCTTCAACAGAATTACAGTGATCGCTGAAGATCGGTCATTCGTTTTTCATAACAAGTGATAGATCCGTAGCATTTCTAAATCCTTATGTTTGATGGGCATCGTAAAAGCGCCACACGCGCAGTAAATATTGTTAAACTGACAAGCTATattccccctctctctctctctctctctctctctctctctctctctctctctctctctctctctctctctcaggctTCAATACAGTAATGTGGCATAATGGAAACTTTGGTGATAGCGATCTGAATTATTCAGTGTGCAATGTAAGCTGTAACCCCATGGCGTCGAAGCTAGACGATTGTGACGTTGATTTTAGAGAAGGAACAGAGTGTACTAGCTGTGGATCGACCAATAGTGCAGCTGTCACGTGTTACTgtaagttgtttgtttgttttcgttttttaatttatttttattcacaaagaaaaaaaaaacagtacagTAGACAATCAAGCAACAGTGAGACAAAGACAAGACTGGGAAAACAACATTATAAAGAGCGATGTGGTATCCAGAGTCAGCTTTTCATATTTGCTGAAAAAGGTCAAGAAATGGTGACCACTTTCCATTATGACTATCAAGCTGATCTTCTTTTTTAGCTATACATAATTCAATATCATgaatttttctaaattttgatcAGTAAACATATTGACGAATTACCAAAGAAACAAAAGTCACATTAAGATTATCTGCTTGATCACCAAGAATCATACAAAGCTTTGATAGAGTCGAACAGATATCTaatgataatatatataataataatctttattacccttataatattacaattcagtaatgaatgtacatctgagttgtgctgtgataaagggtaaacggaaacggaaaatagcagATGCTAGTCTAGTCCAttcccaaagccatttgatgttaaagcaataaaaagaagaagaaaaaagaaaactaagtatatcgagggtagtgtacatgaaagcagtgggattgcaaagtaacctaattgtaacaaagtaactaagAGATCTAATGATCGACCCATTGTATGAATAATATTTCGCCATAGGGCTTTCATATGGTTATAgttgtaaaataaaatgttctatTGTCGCTGGAAAATTATGACTAATTCCACACAAGTTCAGGATATTTTACAGAATTTGTGTACAAAATATTAATGAAGAAGTTTAAATTGAAACACTTTTGACTTGCTATCAATTGAGACAAAATCAGTCTGTACATCTTATCCCACTCTAAGCTTAGTAGACAAGAGATTTTTCTATATGCTCTTCAGATTTTGGTCTGGTTATAATCTTTTTTCAGCAACATatctttaaattttgatttagATAAAGATTCAAGTAAGAATTTTTCATCTTCAGTACAAACggaaatttgatttgaaaactgTTCTATTCTTCTGTACTTCAGAAAATCAGGGATTAACTCAGCAACCCCATCCATTTCAACTTATTATACAAATTTAAACCTTTCCTTTCAAATTCTTCCCATGGGATCCTTTGTTTGACCCTTAAACAGGTCCGAAACAAAATGAATTCGAACATCATTGGAGTTTTTATAAAAGATGGACTTACCGCCTAAAAAACATAACTACTATTCCAAATTAACTAGTCTTCATCCCCAGTTATCTGATTGACCTCTTACCATGCATCCAAAAACTCACCAATAAAGTGTGTGTGACTGGCAGTGATTTCTTACGTGTTACTTAAAGTTCGCAATACAACATCTctctaaaataataaaattactcCTGAGGATCAGTAACTGTATGAATACTTTCAGTTTCACGCTCTTTGTCTCATTGACAACATGCATGCCGTGTAACGAGTGTATATTCTGTTCTTGATGATCAATCTAATGACGAAAAGGCTACTCGAATGTTTCCCTTTCATCACTTGCCCCTACGTTATCGCAATGTCTATACATTTcgttatcacatacatagacccagttatccctatagtatgacgtcacactataggtatatgactacgatgaatccatattccacatgtggtggatatgggacccggactactttCAACAAACGTAAACAAACACAATCAGCTGTTCAGGACACGATGAACACCGCTTTGAATTTCTCGAGAAgcaaaagtgggagggtaatgaaGTTTAGGGAAATACGGGGTATTaaaatacatgtgtaaaatataaaatacggCTTATTCtagaattttcattaatttatgtGCGGGCGGGAAAAATTGTAGTCTGCTGTCACTTTTTGACGATCGAGTGGACAACACAAAATGTCAGCAACGGAGCAGCGTCACGTAAATGTCCGTGGTGAAGAAATTGACCAATTCATCGCAAATCAACGCTGAAAAAAACACAGTAAAAGCCACCAACACATCAGTCAAGCAGTTCATAAGCTTTTTGCAGGCCACCGAGTGCAGTCAAGTAGAATTTTATTTGTTGCCACCAGAAATTTTGGATCAACACCTTGCCAAGTTTTCCATCGGAGCCCGACAGAGTGATGGCAGTGAGTACGAACCCGATACTTTAACCAGCTACCAACGAGGCATCGATCGTTACCTTTCAGAGAAAGGCTACCGATATTCCATCTGTAGGGATACAGTTTTTAAGATGTCTCAAGATGCACTCAGAGCGAAGCGTTGCGATCTTAAGTCGAAGGGCAAAGGAAATAAATCTCGAGCCGCCGAGCCACTGACAGACGATGACATTAAACTTATGCGAGAAAAGAAAATACTCGGTAACTACAATCCAGAATCGGTCTTGTACACAGTGTTGTGGAATAACACCAAGCTCTTTGGTTTTCGAGCCTGTGACGAAAACAGAAAATTGTGTTGGGTGACATACTtctgaaaacaacaacagcGGGTCGCGAGTATCTTGAGTTTTCCGAACGTGACAACAAAACCAGGAGCGGTCAATATGGTAACGTTCGTCCGTACGCCACCGAAAATGTTCGCTGTTGAAGACAAGAGTATCTGTCCCGTTGAAACCTACAAAATATATAAAGACCATCGCCCAGATGACATGTGCGAATTACATTCTCCGTTCTACCTGGCCATAAATTATAAGCCAACCACCCAGATATGGTACAAACGACAACCGATGGGCAAAAACAAACTGGAGAGTATTGTGAAAACCATCACAGAACGAGCCGGAATAAAGGGGCGCAAAACGAATCACAGTGCACGAAAGACAGCAATCCAGAAACTCAGTGAGCATGGTATTCCTCCGACCCAAATAATGCAACTTTCTGGTCACAGAAATGTCCAGTCTATCAATTCGTACGCCGTAAACTCTTTAAATCAACAGGAAGtaatgtcagatattttgaccgGCGCCGAAAACCCCAGAAATCAACTGATGCCAATGCCGCAACGATCGTCTCCTGCTGCTGTCGAGCCTCTGTCGATGTCCACCAACAACATGATACGGAGCGTCGACGATGACCCAAGACAGAGTACCGTGACAGCTGCAGCAGCAGGGATGTTTCTGGAGCAACCTTGACAAGTTGCAAGTTTAACATCACCATCAACGTTGCCGGAGCATCTGGTAGCAGTCAACGAGTCGAGCCAAGGAAGCGAAGAGCGTTCGTCATTTCAGACAGCAGCGACGATACTTCTCCTGACTACAGACGCATCAGAAGAAACGCTGTGTTGTTCTCTCAAAGCGACGACAGCTCGCAGGATTTTCAGTGAACTTGAATGTTCAATTAattgcattttgtatttattgtattgCATGATAGTATGCATAAATTTCCCAAATTACCTTGTCATAGAAGTGCTTTGAGGTTCCGGACATTCGTAGTACTGAGTTTTTAATTCGAGCCGCACACCGTTGTAATTACATTTAAACGAGttagttttttttcgtaaaatataaaatatacaattgataatttcgtcaaacaaagttttcaaaagttcatacaaagtttggaaAGCAGTGTTCTTTGAATGGTGTTCAAACAATGacgacattttttgaaatatgctCGCGATTGATATCTGTTCTCGGTAACAACGTGACAGAGTAATGGTGCCGTCCCGCTTCACTCGCacgtcattgttattgttattttgaTCGATGAATTTTCACTGACATTGATGTTATggaataaatcaaataaatacCTTGTGTTAAACGATACCTGGTCTTTCGTTGTTCCGCTTGATTCGCACAGAATACCCCCAACAAGAGTTGTTATTATCCATAAGAGCAGCCTCAGTGTGCTCCAAGAACTTATGAACTATGGCGTGGccatgaacagctgagagcggtcaagtcagctgtgacccaACCATGACCGCATAAAATGAGCggaggaattttttttcaaatagtccCTATCTTTTTTCCTCGGCATTTAGTGTGGGATATCATATCTGAAAGGTTTATTCAAggaaaactgggtctatgtatgtgataaatatataatccccccgtattcctcactcgtgtgtctgcgtcgcggactcgtgattccccgtgtagcggccgtatccccccctcgccttcggctcggagggatacggccgctacacggggaatcactcgtccgcgacgcagccacacttgttcggaatacggggggattatatataagtatacgTAATTTCTGGTTCTGCGACATGTATCTCAGCATTTTTGTCGGATAACACTACAGTTCCAAAATCTGGAACCTTAaagacatgtcaaaaatgcaatgataattataatACATCATAACCTAAAGAAAGTAACGATTGCAGCAAGAAATCTGCTCCTTTATTTGGCCGATGACCATCTACTTTATGGCAAAACTTCCGGACATTGTAGTCGAGAGTAGTTTATACAATGTTACaacgaacacgattggaactaatttgggataattggattttcatatttttcaaatttcgcaaaagtGTTAGgtccgtatagctgaatgttgcgatattacaaaatactcataaaaacaagtgtgtaacttaaaagaaaagtagatgaggttacatttcaatattgaatcgacattactttaccatccaattatcccaaattagttccaattgtgttaacgaaaaaaaattgcaaaccaCGATCGTCGAGTGGTCATATCTTACTCAGAATTAATCACATCTATGTCCTGATACAAATTTAAATCAGCTTTGTCATCTTTCCATCATAGTCCCTGACTTTCTAGGTCGATATAAAGAGGATAATATCAGGATATTTCCAATACATATGGCATTGCAAATACCAAAGTATGATGTCACGATACAAGGATGCATCAAAGAGTGTCGAAATCGAGGAAAAAGTATCGCAGTTCTCCAAAGTGCCGATGAGTGTTACTGTGGTGATGACTCTGTTGATTATTGGCGTTATGGAGAGGCTATTCCAGGATTACCAATACTGCCTAACACATCTGCTGTGAAATACAACACACTGCAGTGTTCTGGTGATAATGACACGACAGCTTTCATGCAGGGATGTGGAGGAGATTGGCAGTTAGATGTCTACAACAGTAAGTACACAAAACAGTACAAGGAATCTCATTATGGATTTTCGTTGACAACTCGACTGTACATTTTACGCATTTCAatcttcaaaaacatgaaagaaaattaatcatgtCACTAAACTGCCAATGCACTGCAGAATGTCGCTTGGACTTAAGAAACGGTATATCAACTTTATCACCGACCACTATGTCATAGTTCGGGGCAATTTTCTGAGATTATCACAACGCAGGGTTAAATTTACACTGCTTCCGTTAAAATAATCCTCAAATCTTTGCATTCACACTAAATCATTCAAGTATATGACATTAGTACATTTTTCATAATGTGCCAAAATTTAGCGAAAATAATGCATATAGGCATCTTCCGATGGTGCGCTATAGACAAGCCTTTAATTGGCAACGGTCCCTGATTTTGTATCATTCCTTCACAGCGTCTTTTGGTGCCTGTGGCGGTGACTACACTGATTCCAGTGGATACATATATTCTCCAAATTTCCCCGGTAACTATACCAACGAACAATCGTGTACTTGGACAATAACAGTGGATCCTGGACACATAGTAAAGCTAGCCACTCTTAAGCTGAGATTACAAGACAATGACATGGTGATTGTGAAGGATGGGATCGAAGACCATAGCTCTACTATCAGTACTTTTACTGGTTATTCACTACCACAGCCATTATACAGTTCATCAAATACTCTTCGTGTTGAGATGGTCACCGATGACGCAGGGAATGATCTTGGATTTGCTCTGCAATACGAAGGTAAGGATACgatatatttcaaaaatcaaataatttcaaatagtGGTGGCACTCGGGTAAATTGCATACTTATTTGActgaatttattttccttttttgttgTTCGACTTAATATGCATCTATAAACATATGAAAATCTCTTGTGTACACACTCTAATTAAGTTTTACAAATCTATGAGGATTACCCGCTTTCTAGTACCAATTATATTTTAGAAACAGACGTTAAAAATTGCAACCATTCTACCAACAGCCGATGAGATTACTGTGAGTACACCTGTACAACAGTCAACGCAAATGACTTCAGCCACTACTAAAGGACCAACTGTGACAATGACTCCTGGTCGACAATCGACTTCAGCTGTCAGCGTAACTGTTTTGACGACCAATGAAATGACATCGCTCACAGCACAGATCCTTCGACTAGAATGTTGACAAGTGAGAAAACGATGGGCGAAACGACGACGAAGATGGTCACGATTCCAACAACAAGCACATTACTGATATCGACGGAGACTGACAGAAAATCTTCGGCGACAGGATGCGGTACATCGCCGACACATCATGAGTCGACTGGGAAAGATAAGACCACGCGTTACCTGGTCGCTACCAATGGATACACAAGTGTgctgacagaaaacaacacaCAACGGAAACAACAAGATTGTAAGTGTGGctattaaatatttgatttctatAGTCAGTTTAGAATGATAAAAGTGAATTAAGGACAGAAATCgaaaatgtaacaatttatgTCTAAAAGTAtcttcaaaattttaatatttgtttcttGTTCTTTTCCAATATTTGTATACATTATTGTGACTGTCGTCGCTACGATAATTCTTCTCGCCATTGTATTGGTTGTGTTGCGCAGTCGAAGATTACAAAGGTGATGAATCAGCATTTTTTGCGCTTACATTCACTGTCTTCAACAGTTGCACACATTTACGAGAATGGCAGTCTTAGAAAAGCACTGAGTTTGGATATGAAATGGTCATAAAAAAGAAACTTCGAAAAGATGAATAGATTTTTTTAATGAAGTGAGTTAATTTATGATAATTACTCAAAAGTTTGACGTGATAAGTATATGTCTGCAAAAGTGTGATATTATTGTGATGTTGATAAAAATCACTCAAGAGGCATTTGTGTTATCGGATGTCTTCTTGTGATCAGATGTTAAGCCTTTCATACGGTGGTCATTTCGGGGCGTTTATGGAGTTTTATTACAAGCGCACTAAGGTGAATCTTCTGCTATTACCACTAATATTATGCAGGAAAATGGTTTAACATGGATTGTCGACTCATGATCATAATATTCATACGCCTGTTTCACGATGAAAGAAGGGGAATGCACAAAATATACACGTAGTTCATGCATGACGAACAAGATTGTAATTACGTATAGGTATAGCGAATCCAGTAAAACAGCATTTGACTTATTTAAACTGTGCCGGTTTTGAAGCCTGATTCTGTTCGTTTAACTCAGACGGGGTGTTTCAACCAGCATCGATTCTGAGGTGTTATTGATCAAGCAACACAGCTATCAGTATTTCTACAATCTTCACAACAATCCCAAACCCTAGCTTTGATGTTTTTGTTGCCATTGTAGTCATTACCTGGTCTTTGGTAGCTCTCCTCCATTTCGAATACTATGTATGAATAATTTCCAATGACAGTAAATATAGTGTAGAATTCACTCAAATCAACagtattgaataaaaaatttctaaaacattGCACTATTTAATCAACTCATGACATGCATTTTTACGAATATCCTAACAAATATAGTACGTACAGTGTTCATCGAAATTGCGTCAATGTGAGGTCAACATAATTTATTATGATTTCATAAGGGCTTCATGGATTTAGTTTTAACAGCAACTAGAAGCCGCCTCTTACCGCGAGATAAGCTGCCAATTATCTTAATagaaaccaacaaaatatgaatatgaaacaaacaaaagaacacATTTGACATAACGTTGCACTAATATCACTTCACTGAAAACAGCGGAAATTTTTAAAAGTgtgcaaaattctgaaaacagtCCGTATTgctaatatgcaaatcaaaaaaCGCTCAACGCATAAATAAATCGCCATAACTTTAATGCCGTTCTGTGGTACAGGAATTAATATATTTAGCACGGCAGACAAATGAAGTATACGAAGATGAGAATAGTGTATGTTCAAATGTAATATACTGAAATATATTGAGACATGTATCGGTCGTATATATGTACAGACACgtatatattgaaatatgtgTCCATGTGATTGTGCCAGCACGGATATAAACGCGTGCGAGCTCCCAGCTGGagcaaaatttatattttgatattccATGGCAGAATTTAAATGTACTGTTATGGTGTAAAAACAATAAACCACCTAAAGAACGGGTATACCAATCGGctttgaccagttcactgcATATGTATACTCGCTTGCGCaaatatgtcgtgaactggtcaaaatctcgtgggaTACTGTCGCTGGCTGTGGTTTATTGCTCAATTAGTCTCCCGTAAAAACATCATGAAATATCGTGACATATACGTTTCTATCAAATACCAAACAGTTCGTGTTTCAGTTGACTTTATTACCTCCAGTTTCTTTTTTGTATTGCCTATTTGCGGATGAATTTCTTACTGTAAATTTAAGGGGGTTTATTCTGTGGTCTAAAAAGTGTCCATAATTATATCGATCGTATTGaaagaaacattaaaatatttctcAGCACTCCAGTATACGAAAAACTTTTTTACTAGATAAGCAAATCAAACCTATGTGTGTTTCCTATAATTGACGGATACCGTATTAAAAGCAGCCGACCAAACTGTTTTGCTTTCGCAATTTTAAAACCCTGAAATTACTATTCAAGCGTTCGCTGATTTTTCATTAAGTTACtaaagaacaaacaaaaaattgtcttccaccTTATAGAAGTTTACGTGTGATTGTGACAGTTTTGTAGCCAGTCCCTGCCTGCTTTTCGGCAACGATGTGTTTCAACCATCATCGATACTGTGGTGTTATGATCCAAGCAACGCATTCTGAAGTAGTTCTGCAATTTTCACAACTCCCCTGAGCGttctcattaaatttgatgtttttggTTCCATTGTTGATGTCGTTACCTGGCTTTCAGAAGTCATCTTCTATCTCACAGCCTTTGTGTAATGATAATTAAGTTACATGTcaacaacgacgacgacaacaacgaagaagacgacgacgacgatagAAATCATGCCGCATATACGCAGAGGGTAATGTTTCCTCAGCTTTAATCTTGTCTGTTCGTAGGGAGCATAGTCCGGAAGAAACATCGCCCTCAGCTGTTTTAGGACAGGGTGACGTGCGGAATGGTGTTTGTCAAGGTGATTCAATTTATACATCGCTAAGATTGGACGAAATATCACCAAGTCATTATGAAAAGTTGAAGAAAGAAGGCAAAATTTAGAGCAGCATTAGCTATTGTAATTCTTGATGTGTTTTCTTCACTTATCTTCAGATTGTAAAATATTGctttttcatttgtacttcgATAATCACGTCGAAATAGAAACATTCAACTCGTAAATACTGTCTGCATATAAAGTAACAAATGGTATTGATGACGATAGAATTTTGGTCCATTTTCCTTTTGTAGAAAATATGTAAAGTGTGTTGAAAAGACAGAATGTAAATCTAAATGTATATTTATCACGCGTAAACTACTACGATGCTCCTCTTGTTCAGAGAGTATGGTTGtaaaatggcattttttatgATGCTAAAACATGAATCATCTGTTCATTTTAAGTGGAACAGCTTTCAGCATAGATGTTTATGTGAAAGACCgagagaacaaaactcaaatGTCAAGAAAAAAGGTCAGAATTCGATTTCCATTTTCAGTATTTGGCTACGGCATTTAAATGCCAGCCTGTTCTTGCCAAAAATTAAaagataaattcaaattttgcgaGTATTGCGACCAAGACCCAAAAAG
The DNA window shown above is from Ptychodera flava strain L36383 chromosome 5, AS_Pfla_20210202, whole genome shotgun sequence and carries:
- the LOC139132607 gene encoding kremen protein 1-like; amino-acid sequence: MALQIPKYDVTIQGCIKECRNRGKSIAVLQSADECYCGDDSVDYWRYGEAIPGLPILPNTSAVKYNTLQCSGDNDTTAFMQGCGGDWQLDVYNTSFGACGGDYTDSSGYIYSPNFPGNYTNEQSCTWTITVDPGHIVKLATLKLRLQDNDMVIVKDGIEDHSSTISTFTGYSLPQPLYSSSNTLRVEMVTDDAGNDLGFALQYEADEITVSTPVQQSTQMTSATTKGPTVTMTPGRQSTSAVSVTVLTTNEMTSLTAQILRLEC